From a region of the Streptomyces sp. NBC_01454 genome:
- a CDS encoding MATE family efflux transporter, translated as MTQAPATPRRTDRRHDREIIALALPAFGSLVAEPLFVMADSAVIGHLGTPQLAGLGIAAALLTTAVSVFVFLAYATTAAVARRVGAGDLPAAIRQGMDGIWLALLLGAAVIATVLPGAPWLVEAFGASGTAAPYATTYLRISALGIPAMLVVLAATGVLRGLQDTRTPLYVAIGGFSVNAALNIGLVYGAGLGIAGSAWGTVIAQCGMAAVYLAVVVRGARRHGASLRPDAAGIRASAQAGVPLLVRTLSLRAVLMIATAVAARLGDAEVAAHQIVLTLWSLLAFALDAIAIAGQAIIGRYLGAGDRDGARAACRRMVQWGIAAGLVLGVLVALARPLFIPLFTSDPAVEGPLLATLLVVAVTQPVSGIVFILDGVLMGAGDGPYLAWAMVVTLALFAPVALAVPALGGGLVTLWWAMTLMMTVRLLTLWLRTRSGRWIVTGASR; from the coding sequence ATGACACAGGCTCCCGCGACACCGCGGCGCACCGACCGCCGCCATGACCGCGAGATCATCGCCCTCGCCCTGCCGGCCTTCGGCTCACTGGTCGCGGAACCGCTCTTCGTCATGGCCGACAGCGCCGTCATCGGCCACCTCGGCACCCCCCAGCTCGCCGGCCTCGGCATCGCCGCCGCCCTGCTGACCACCGCCGTCTCCGTCTTCGTCTTCCTCGCCTACGCCACCACCGCGGCGGTCGCCCGCAGGGTCGGCGCCGGTGACCTCCCCGCCGCCATCCGCCAGGGCATGGACGGCATCTGGCTCGCGCTGCTGCTCGGCGCCGCCGTGATCGCGACCGTGCTGCCCGGCGCCCCCTGGCTCGTCGAGGCCTTCGGCGCCTCCGGCACCGCCGCCCCGTACGCCACGACCTATCTGCGCATCAGCGCGCTGGGCATCCCCGCGATGCTCGTCGTGCTGGCCGCCACCGGAGTGCTCCGCGGCCTCCAGGACACCCGGACCCCGCTCTATGTCGCCATCGGCGGCTTCTCCGTCAACGCCGCGCTCAACATCGGCCTGGTCTACGGCGCCGGCCTCGGCATCGCGGGCTCGGCCTGGGGCACGGTCATCGCCCAGTGCGGCATGGCCGCGGTCTACCTCGCCGTCGTCGTCCGTGGTGCGCGACGGCACGGTGCCTCGCTGCGCCCCGATGCCGCGGGGATCCGTGCCTCGGCTCAGGCCGGGGTCCCGCTGCTGGTGCGTACGCTCTCGCTGCGTGCCGTGCTGATGATCGCCACCGCCGTCGCCGCCCGGCTCGGCGACGCCGAGGTCGCCGCCCACCAGATCGTGCTCACGCTGTGGTCCCTGCTGGCCTTCGCGCTGGACGCGATCGCCATCGCCGGGCAGGCCATCATAGGCCGCTACCTCGGGGCGGGGGACCGCGACGGCGCCCGGGCCGCCTGCCGCCGGATGGTCCAGTGGGGCATCGCCGCCGGCCTGGTGCTCGGCGTGCTGGTCGCGCTCGCCCGCCCGCTGTTCATCCCCCTGTTCACCTCCGACCCCGCCGTGGAGGGGCCGCTGCTGGCCACGCTCCTGGTCGTGGCCGTGACCCAGCCGGTCTCCGGCATCGTCTTCATCCTCGACGGCGTGCTGATGGGCGCGGGGGACGGCCCGTATCTCGCCTGGGCCATGGTCGTGACACTGGCCCTGTTCGCACCGGTCGCGCTGGCCGTACCGGCCCTCGGCGGCGGACTTGTCACACTGTGGTGGGCAATGACCCTGATGATGACCGTGCGTTTGCTGACCCTCTGGCTGCGCACGCGTTCCGGTCGGTGGATTGTGACCGGGGCCTCCCGCTGA
- a CDS encoding trypsin-like serine peptidase → MRSLARKSLLPLTFVVMVAAAVVGYATEESGISSISSISSGGRSSFGKSGESSQDPQDQDPKATAPADDGSAYTPRRTEQNARVGAVFEKDDSGDHFCTASVVQSPARNMLITAAHCAFDSDAGSTVDDLVFAPDYRDGDEPTGLWKVKKVIVDDHWAKSQDEDYDVAFLVLDKKNGKQIQDVLGGNTLGIDRGFDNEVKITGYPTSRNTPISCQNRTTKYSDTQLRIQCTDFEGGTSGSPWLADYDPKSHTGTVIGVLGGHEGGGDEDDVSYAAYFDEGIAKLYKHAQDQD, encoded by the coding sequence GTGCGCTCGCTTGCCAGGAAATCCCTGCTGCCCCTGACGTTCGTCGTCATGGTGGCCGCTGCCGTGGTGGGCTACGCCACGGAAGAATCCGGCATCAGCAGCATCAGCAGCATCAGCAGCGGCGGCCGCAGCAGCTTCGGCAAGTCCGGCGAGTCCAGCCAGGACCCGCAGGACCAGGACCCCAAGGCGACCGCCCCGGCCGATGACGGCAGTGCGTACACCCCCCGCAGAACCGAGCAGAACGCGCGGGTCGGCGCGGTCTTCGAGAAGGACGACTCCGGCGATCACTTCTGCACCGCGAGCGTGGTGCAGAGTCCGGCCCGGAACATGCTCATCACCGCGGCGCACTGTGCCTTCGACAGCGACGCCGGCAGCACGGTCGACGATCTCGTCTTCGCCCCGGACTATCGCGACGGTGACGAGCCCACGGGCCTGTGGAAGGTCAAGAAGGTGATCGTCGACGATCACTGGGCAAAGTCGCAGGACGAGGATTACGACGTCGCCTTCCTCGTGCTCGACAAGAAGAACGGCAAGCAGATCCAGGACGTCCTGGGCGGCAACACCCTCGGCATAGACCGTGGCTTCGACAACGAAGTCAAGATCACCGGCTACCCCACCAGCCGCAATACGCCGATCTCCTGCCAGAACCGCACCACGAAGTACAGCGACACCCAGTTGCGTATCCAGTGCACCGACTTCGAGGGCGGCACGAGCGGCAGCCCCTGGCTGGCCGACTACGACCCCAAGAGCCACACCGGCACGGTCATCGGCGTCCTGGGCGGCCACGAAGGCGGCGGCGACGAAGACGATGTCTCCTACGCCGCGTACTTCGACGAGGGCATCGCCAAGCTCTACAAGCACGCCCAGGACCAGGACTGA
- the rplI gene encoding 50S ribosomal protein L9 produces the protein MKIILTHEVSGLGTAGDVVDVKDGYARNYLVPRGFAIRWTKGGEKDVEQIRRGRKIREIATIEQANEVKGRLEGVNVKLAVRAGEAGRLFGSITPADVASAIKAAGGPDVDKRRVEIGSPIKTLGAHQISVRLHAEVVAKLGVEVVAA, from the coding sequence ATGAAGATCATCCTCACCCACGAGGTCTCCGGCCTCGGCACCGCCGGCGACGTCGTTGACGTCAAGGACGGGTACGCCCGCAACTACCTGGTTCCGCGTGGTTTCGCGATCCGCTGGACCAAGGGTGGCGAGAAGGACGTCGAGCAGATCCGTCGCGGTCGCAAGATCCGCGAGATCGCCACGATCGAGCAGGCCAACGAGGTCAAGGGCCGGCTCGAGGGCGTCAACGTGAAGCTGGCCGTGCGTGCCGGCGAAGCGGGTCGCCTGTTCGGCTCCATCACCCCGGCCGACGTCGCCTCGGCGATCAAGGCTGCCGGTGGTCCGGACGTCGACAAGCGCCGTGTCGAGATCGGTTCGCCGATCAAGACCCTGGGCGCGCACCAGATCTCCGTGCGTCTGCACGCCGAGGTCGTTGCGAAGCTCGGTGTCGAGGTCGTCGCCGCGTAA
- the rpsR gene encoding 30S ribosomal protein S18: MAKPPARKPKKKVCVFCKEKISYVDYKDTNLLRKFISDRGKIRARRVTGNCTQHQRDVATAVKNSREMALLPYTSTAR; the protein is encoded by the coding sequence ATGGCGAAGCCGCCTGCTCGCAAGCCTAAGAAGAAGGTTTGCGTGTTCTGCAAGGAGAAGATCTCCTACGTGGACTACAAGGACACGAACCTGCTGCGGAAGTTCATTTCCGACCGCGGCAAGATCCGTGCCCGCCGGGTCACCGGCAACTGCACTCAGCACCAGCGTGACGTCGCCACGGCCGTGAAGAACAGCCGTGAGATGGCGCTGCTGCCCTACACGTCCACCGCGCGATAA